A window of the Lactuca sativa cultivar Salinas chromosome 7, Lsat_Salinas_v11, whole genome shotgun sequence genome harbors these coding sequences:
- the LOC111902667 gene encoding uncharacterized protein LOC111902667: MGDLYALDFDGVLCDSCGESSISAVKAAKLRWPELFVTVDSSMEDWIVDQMHIVRPVVETGYENLLLVRLLLEIKISSLRKSSVAEGLTIDGILENWSKIKPVIMEEWSENREALVDLFGKVRDEWIENDLATWIGANRFYPGVPDALKFASSQVYIVTTKQGRFAEALLRELAGVMLPPERIYGLGTGPKVEVLKMLQKQPEHQGLTLHFVEDRLATLKNVIKEPELNGWNLYLGDWGYNTQKEREEAATYSRIHLLQLSDFSKKLK, translated from the exons ATGGGGGATCTGTATGCGTTGGATTTCGATGGAGTTCTATGTGATAGCTGCGGAGAGAGCTCGATTTCTGCTGTAAAG GCAGCTAAACTGAGATGGCCTGAATTGTTTGTTACCGTGGATTCATCAATGGAGGATTGGATTGTTGATCAGATGCACATA GTGCGGCCTGTAGTGGAAACTGGATATGAGAACCTGTTACTTGTGAGATTGCTTCTGGAGATTAAGATCTCATCATTGCGAAAGTCATCA GTGGCTGAAGGGCTCACAATTGATGGAATATTAGAAAACTGGTCAAAGATAAAACCAGTAATAATGGAAGAATGGAGTGAAAACAGAGAAGCCCTTGTAGATCTGTTTGGAAAAGTTAGGGATGAATGGATTGAGAATGACTTGGCCACCTGGATTGGAGCTAACAG GTTTTATCCAGGTGTTCCTGATGCATTGAAGTTTGCCAGTTCACAAGTCTATATAGTTACCACAAAACAA GGTCGTTTTGCTGAAGCGTTATTGCGGGAACTTGCTGGAGTTATGTTACCACCTGAAAGAATATATGGCCTTGGAACTGG TCCAAAAGTAGAAGTGCTGAAGATGCTTCAAAAGCAACCTGAACACCAAGGTCTCACCCTGCA CTTCGTGGAAGATCGACTAGCAACATTAAAAAATGTCATCAAAGAACCCGAATTAAATGGATGGAACTTGTATCTAG GTGACTGGGGTTACAACACTCAGAAAGAGAGGGAGGAAGCTGCCACTTATTCCAGGATTCATCTGCTTCAGCTTTCTGATTTCAGCAAGAAGTTAAAATGA
- the LOC111902666 gene encoding F-box/kelch-repeat protein At3g23880: MCEYEIPFHIQEEIMKRLPVKSLIQFRSVSKAWKSLIDSSEFIAAHSLRCHTHPQHLLVSYEDPEEGIKYVSYIDGDTFRQQRSLLTVPVSIKGLKKPVVVGSSHGLLCLYGSDPELTTKMVALWNPSIRKSIVVAVPDQLSVGKSNPSVGFGVCSVTSDPKIVLITQSWDDPNIETSYRFKVLVYNLSSGKWRNLSTDLPAKPVRDWSPVVVTDRFIYSHSAGSSTHNMIMSFDVTNETFESIDLLDTLAHHHPVNFFISKVRDSLAMFKYSGEIYPGGDICTVWMMEHGIQKLFTKLFDIKTPHDFIVGFRKNGIPIIQVTYDDDDDDEPPRLVVYEPNSKHNNFLEISVYPFSFNVNSYMETLLLL, encoded by the coding sequence ATGTGTGAATACGAAATACCTTTTCATATTCAAGAGGAAATTATGAAAAGGCTTCCGGTGAAATCACTGATTCAGTTCAGAAGCGTCTCAAAAGCATGGAAGTCTTTGATCGACAGCTCCGAGTTTATTGCTGCTCACAGCCTCAGGTGCCACACTCATCCACAGCATCTGCTTGTATCGTATgaagatccagaagaagggataAAGTATGTTTCTTATATCGATGGTGACACTTTCCGCCAACAGAGGTCTCTTCTGACGGTTCCTGTATCAATTAAAGGACTTAAGAAACCGGTAGTAGTTGGTAGCTCTCACGGCTTACTGTGCTTGTATGGCTCTGATCCCGAACTTACAACTAAGATGGTTGCTCTTTGGAATCCTTCTATTAGAAAATCGATTGTTGTTGCTGTGCCTGACCAACTATCTGTTGGCAAAAGCAATCCATCTGTTGGTTTTGGGGTTTGTAGTGTCACTAGTGACCCTAAGATTGTTTTGATTACACAATCTTGGGATGACCCAAATATCGAAACCAGTTACCGTttcaaagttttggtttacaatttgaGCTCAGGGAAATGGAGAAATTTATCCACCGATCTGCCCGCTAAACCGGTTCGAGATTGGAGTCCGGTGGTAGTTACTGATCGGTTTATCTATTCGCATTCTGCAGGGTCAAGCACTCATAATATGATTATGTCATTTGATGTGACTAATGAGACTTTTGAATCCATAGATCTTCTGGATACCTTAGCTCACCATCATCCTGTGAACTTTTTTATTTCTAAGGTACGGGATTCTCTTGCTATGTTTAAATACAGTGGAGAGATCTATCCTGGGGGAGACATTTGTACTGTATGGATGATGGAGCATGGTATTCAAAAGTTGTTTACAAAgttgtttgacataaagacaccGCATGACTTTATAGTGGGATTTAGGAAAAATGGCATACCTATAATTCAAGTGACgtatgatgacgatgatgatgatgaaccaCCTAGACTTGTTGTTTATGAGCCCAATTCTAAACACAAcaattttcttgagatttctgTATATCCTTTTTCCTTCAATGTGAATTCCTACATGGAAACGCTGCTTTTGCTGTAA